Proteins encoded together in one Mobula hypostoma chromosome 9, sMobHyp1.1, whole genome shotgun sequence window:
- the LOC134351327 gene encoding hemoglobin subunit alpha-like: MVLSGPNKQVIEELGHHIKANAESWGADALARLFEIHPQAKTYFAKFNGYKASDQPVRRHGHIVMEAVAEAAHNVDNLSKHLVKLARKHDEELLVDPHNFQLFADCIAITLAVHTPAFSLAAHCAVDKFLELLTHELSSKYR, encoded by the exons ATGGTACTCTCTGGCCCCAACAAACAGGTTATAGAAGAACTGGGCCACCACATAAAGGCAAATGCAGAATCTTGGGGTGCAGATGCTTTAGCCAG GTTGTTTGAGATCCACCCTCAAGCTAAGACATACTTCGCGAAATTCAATGGCTAcaaagcctctgaccagcctgtCAGAAGACATGGTCACATTGTCATGGAAGCTGTGGCGGAGGCTGCCCATAATGTGGACAACCTGAGTAAACACCTGGTAAAGCTTGCCAGGAAACATGATGAAGAACTTCTTGTGGATCCTCATAACTTTCAG ctgtttgctgATTGTATCGCGATTACACTGGCCGTTCACACGCCTGCGTTCTCCCTTGCAGCCCACTGTGCAGTCGACAAATTCCTTGAGTTGCTCACACATGAATTGAGCTCCAAGTATCGTTAA